In one window of Epinephelus fuscoguttatus linkage group LG20, E.fuscoguttatus.final_Chr_v1 DNA:
- the LOC125881297 gene encoding uncharacterized protein LOC125881297 has protein sequence MDESALERYFNKFIANDSSKTEEEEKEKEKEDDDNEEFFRLLPDELLTLHKDDTATTTTPMLNKTVLRDSSTSQNYSSQNPTEAAKLPGQSPKLELVHPMIPVTPVTKQPKLTPHIVNVISTVKLGCRLDLSFIARNAWNVEFNPMVLILFQKFKALFMRIREPQSTAVIYESGIVVCTGTKSEEQSRLAARKFARKVQKLGFPARFLNFRIQNMVASYKSLPINLEQMASHEHCSYEPELFQALFYSGIPGVVITITTKGKIVLTGAKSRAEIEEALETIYPIVCRFRRHRGERNSD, from the exons ATGGACGAGTCAGCGCTGGAGCGGTACTTCAATAAGTTCATTGCAAAT GACTCCtcaaagacagaggaggaggagaaggagaaggagaaggaggacgACGACAATGAAGAGTTCTTCAGATTACTGCCTGATGAGCTCCTGACACTACATAAGGAtgacacagcaacaacaacaacgccGATGTTGAATAAAACTGTGCTGCGAGACAGCAGCACCAGTCAGAACTACAGCTCCCAGAATCCCACAGAAGCGGCCAAGCTACCAGGGCAGTCACCCAAGCTGGAGCTGGTTCATCCCATGATCCCAGTGACGCCTGTGACAAAGCAACCAAAACTGACCCCACACATAGT GAACGTCATCTCTACAGTGAAGCTGGGCTGCCGTCTGGACCTGAGCTTCATTGCTCGCAATGCATGGAACGTGGAGTTCAACCCAATGGTACTGA tcctgtttcagAAATTCAAGGCACTCTTCATGAGGATCCGTGAGCCGCAGTCCACAGCAGTGATCTACGAATCTGGAATTGTTGTCTGCACAGGAACCAAGag tgagGAGCAGTCCCGGCTGGCGGCCAGGAAGTTCGCCCGCAAAGTGCAGAAGCTGGGCTTCCCTGCCCGCTTCCTGAACTTTAGGATCCAGAACATGGTGGCCAGTTACAAATCCCTCCCAATCAATTTGGAGCAAATGGCTTCCCATGAGCACTGCAG TTATGAACCAGAGCTGTTTCAAGCCCTGTTCTACAGCGGTATCCCTGGTGTGGTTATAACCATCACTACAAAGGGGAAGATTGTGTTGACAG GAGCTAAAAGCAGAGCTGAGATCGAGGAAGCACTTGAAACCATCTACCCAATCGTGTGCCGCTTCAGGAGGCATCGAGGAGAGAGGAACTCTGACTAG
- the LOC125880699 gene encoding transmembrane protein 100-like: protein MAHLFLASKIAMPDDLHSKGGSRIPRGAVRMPTPISAEKLSREKARKDCSMVVTTHVPHINEVQLTAATGGAEMSCYRCTVPFGVVVLIAGIVVTAVAYTFNSHGSTISVLGLVLLSAGLGLLGSSAICWRVRLRKKKDKRRESQTALMASQGYCVA, encoded by the coding sequence ATGGCCCACCTCTTCCTCGCCAGTAAGATCGCCATGCCCGATGACCTCCACAGCAAAGGTGGCTCCAGGATCCCCAGGGGTGCCGTGAGGATGCCAACACCCATCTCTGCTGAGAAGCTGAGCCGGGAGAAGGCAAGGAAGGACTGCAGCATGGTCGTGACAACCCACGTCCCGCACATCAACGAGGTCCAGCTGACGGCGGCCACCGGCGGCGCAGAGATGTCCTGCTACCGCTGCACAGTCCCATTCGGCGTGGTTGTACTCATTGCCGGCATCGTGGTCACAGCGGTGGCGTATACCTTCAACTCCCACGGGTCCACCATCTCTGTGCTGGGGCtggtgctgctgtctgctggacTGGGCCTGCTGGGATCCAGCGCCATCTGCTGGAGGGTGCGactgaggaagaagaaggacaagCGAAGGGAGAGCCAGACGGCACTCATGGCCAGCCAGGGATACTGCGTGGCTTGA